The proteins below come from a single Gimesia chilikensis genomic window:
- a CDS encoding FHA domain-containing protein, with protein MLQLSLKVIGGRHDGKQIPIKGKKFLIGREEDCHLRPNSDMVSRHHCVFTVDEYSVRLRDFGSTNGTLVNGKRIKGEVQLSHGDKIQVGKLDFEIVISHSPEAKEAPAGAAPGSDILTGSDTVFDIPVHKEETEEAKAESAESEPAPADDAPDAPGVYEGDTQILTAEQQQQAQQAYDQAAQQQGYPQQPYGYPPQQMPYPYPMPPQYYPQQGYPQQPMPAYPQQYQMPPQGYPQQPPQQPQDQQGEQGRSGVPDLPPVTLPKPEETGLKNKE; from the coding sequence ATGTTACAGCTTTCTCTGAAAGTCATTGGCGGTCGCCATGATGGCAAACAGATTCCCATTAAGGGTAAAAAATTCCTCATTGGGCGTGAAGAAGATTGCCATTTACGACCTAACAGTGATATGGTCAGTCGTCACCATTGCGTCTTTACGGTCGATGAATACAGCGTACGCTTGCGAGATTTCGGCAGCACCAACGGAACACTGGTCAACGGAAAACGCATCAAAGGTGAAGTTCAACTGTCGCATGGAGACAAAATCCAGGTAGGCAAGCTGGACTTTGAAATTGTAATCTCACACAGTCCGGAAGCAAAAGAAGCTCCAGCGGGAGCAGCTCCGGGAAGTGATATCCTCACCGGCTCCGATACGGTCTTTGATATTCCCGTCCACAAAGAGGAAACCGAAGAGGCGAAAGCTGAGTCTGCAGAAAGTGAACCAGCACCTGCGGACGATGCACCGGATGCTCCCGGGGTCTATGAAGGGGACACCCAGATTCTGACTGCAGAGCAACAGCAACAGGCACAACAGGCCTATGACCAGGCCGCTCAGCAACAGGGTTACCCACAGCAACCTTACGGCTATCCCCCCCAGCAGATGCCTTATCCGTATCCGATGCCACCTCAGTATTACCCGCAGCAGGGGTATCCTCAACAACCCATGCCGGCGTACCCGCAACAATACCAGATGCCACCTCAGGGTTACCCCCAGCAACCGCCTCAACAGCCCCAGGACCAACAGGGAGAACAAGGGCGGTCAGGAGTTCCTGATCTCCCTCCAGTGACTCTGCCCAAACCTGAGGAAACCGGACTGAAAAACAAAGAGTAG
- a CDS encoding DUF1559 domain-containing protein — translation MRHLRTFPGKRGFTLIELLVVIAIIAILIALLLPAVQQAREAARRSTCKNNVKQISLALHNYESAHSVFPYAHRGGNGWYPQACHQRDTWFHRLLPYVDQAPMYNQYEGDCANLSASVSNHVHNISSSQTFVRTALPAFMCPSDIGPAFAENTGVRWGGNYMACIGGSSNLSTGSDNGMFGYETKTKIRDVTDGTSNTMMLSEGVQRVAVPSGFSWGCPGCYWIGGAHGEVTFTAYETPNTKVPDQNYLCKSTTDVNAPCVTNQSNRRNYARSQHVGGVHVGMADGAVRFVSNNIDLGTFRALATRSGDEVIGEF, via the coding sequence ATGAGGCACTTGAGAACCTTCCCCGGAAAGCGTGGATTTACGTTGATTGAGTTACTGGTGGTCATCGCGATTATTGCCATTCTGATTGCACTGTTGTTACCAGCCGTGCAGCAGGCTCGTGAGGCAGCCCGACGGAGTACATGTAAGAACAATGTGAAGCAGATCAGCCTGGCACTGCACAACTATGAAAGCGCTCATTCGGTATTTCCCTACGCACATCGCGGTGGAAACGGTTGGTACCCCCAGGCCTGTCATCAGCGAGATACCTGGTTTCATCGTCTTCTCCCTTACGTAGATCAGGCCCCGATGTATAATCAGTACGAAGGGGACTGTGCGAATCTGTCAGCCAGTGTCAGTAATCATGTGCATAACATTTCGAGCAGTCAGACTTTTGTAAGAACTGCTTTGCCGGCCTTCATGTGCCCTTCGGATATTGGACCTGCGTTTGCAGAAAATACAGGCGTTCGTTGGGGCGGGAATTATATGGCCTGTATCGGAGGGTCAAGCAATCTTTCGACTGGATCAGATAATGGGATGTTTGGTTACGAGACCAAAACGAAGATCCGTGATGTGACCGATGGTACCTCGAATACGATGATGCTCAGTGAAGGTGTGCAGCGTGTTGCAGTCCCCAGCGGTTTTTCCTGGGGATGCCCGGGCTGCTACTGGATTGGTGGGGCGCATGGCGAAGTAACTTTCACTGCATATGAGACACCCAATACCAAGGTGCCCGATCAGAATTATCTTTGTAAGTCAACCACGGATGTGAATGCACCATGTGTAACGAATCAGTCGAACCGACGGAACTATGCACGCAGTCAACACGTGGGGGGAGTGCACGTCGGAATGGCTGACGGAGCAGTTCGCTTTGTCTCAAATAATATTGATCTGGGGACTTTCCGAGCGCTGGCTACCCGTTCTGGCGATGAAGTCATTGGAGAATTTTAA
- a CDS encoding RNA polymerase sigma factor — protein MNEEDAALVQSCLEGNTAEMRAFVARFQSSIFGLCYRMLGHRQDAEDVAQEVFVRAFRSLHQWDPARTLKPWLLTIAANRCRTFLSQRSRRPVPAEFASELAVSQSSEELQDLGEELQNAISQLREDHRTCFILFHQENLSCQEIGAVLERPEGTIKTWLHRSRQELASTLRQRGIVPEVRHESR, from the coding sequence GTGAACGAAGAAGATGCGGCACTGGTCCAAAGTTGCCTGGAAGGTAATACGGCGGAGATGCGCGCGTTCGTAGCACGGTTTCAGAGTTCCATCTTTGGCTTGTGCTATCGGATGCTGGGGCATCGCCAGGACGCGGAGGACGTGGCTCAGGAAGTCTTCGTCCGCGCCTTTCGCAGTCTGCATCAGTGGGACCCTGCCAGGACTTTAAAGCCCTGGTTACTCACGATCGCTGCCAATCGTTGTCGGACGTTCCTCAGCCAACGGTCCCGTCGACCTGTCCCTGCTGAATTTGCATCGGAACTGGCCGTCAGTCAGTCGTCTGAAGAGCTGCAGGATCTGGGTGAAGAACTTCAAAACGCCATCAGTCAGTTGCGGGAAGATCACCGCACCTGCTTTATTCTGTTTCACCAGGAAAATTTGAGTTGTCAGGAGATTGGAGCAGTGCTGGAACGTCCGGAAGGGACGATTAAAACCTGGCTGCATCGATCCCGTCAGGAACTGGCATCTACCTTAAGACAACGTGGAATTGTACCAGAGGTCAGACATGAATCTCGTTGA
- a CDS encoding DUF3352 domain-containing protein has product MKPNPSVNCRRLTTLRFVPALILSLLCCLSARTAFASRPLSQLVDQKAGLYLEATQLDQHIKQFLHSQLASRFRETDVFQHWLRSQDVKNLKQGLTQLETLTQRPLLPLLRDLFGESVGLAVFNNGPDQNPSILLLTDIKDPAATRALFADWFQKTGIKVTESTHLDIACFTASQQTADAEKASPGIHYTFLEQTLILSENENLLHSSVALFAALQEGKPLKEQNCLYNLKMYQRARAVLADDVTGSAFLNPRAWDEFIKPPRNEVEQGIVNWWQKTGALIAGLHLKNTLALETVILFNSEVIDLPLLNILQTSASTPDPYTLIPQKALAVMAGQLNLQLLTQKFVDFYAQKHPEKWKKIHAASVGLLGGLDPITDIASALGPNVLFYSVPRQQLSFDAISFDGLIAMQLSPPENASSSSEKSSYHLALENVAHFLMNSVLVQHNTDAKHKDEPAILNVEDHNLYHLRWIDHLGPYQPAYGISDQQLVLASSPDLVREFFTLKSEDSLAALPLFQSWKETFFQEEKQLCFLNISSIRTFIEQNSDFLAEQLSRQQDSDLAKGKSKLAGLKSLLESFDGVFLAAGLQKTQVRIVIGLGSLSPTR; this is encoded by the coding sequence ATGAAACCAAATCCATCAGTCAATTGCAGACGCTTGACCACACTTCGGTTCGTGCCAGCCCTCATCCTGAGTCTACTCTGTTGTCTTTCCGCCCGTACAGCCTTCGCCTCCCGGCCGCTCAGTCAACTCGTCGATCAGAAAGCAGGGCTGTATCTCGAAGCCACACAGCTGGATCAACATATAAAGCAGTTCCTGCATTCCCAGCTCGCATCTCGCTTTCGTGAGACAGATGTCTTCCAGCACTGGCTTCGCAGCCAGGATGTGAAAAACCTGAAACAGGGCCTCACTCAGCTGGAAACATTGACTCAACGCCCGTTACTTCCCCTGCTCCGGGATCTGTTCGGAGAATCGGTTGGCCTGGCAGTATTTAATAATGGCCCGGATCAGAATCCCTCCATACTGCTACTAACCGATATTAAGGATCCTGCTGCAACCCGTGCTCTGTTTGCAGACTGGTTTCAAAAGACAGGCATTAAAGTGACGGAATCAACTCATCTTGATATTGCCTGCTTTACTGCCAGCCAACAGACGGCGGATGCCGAGAAGGCTTCTCCTGGGATCCATTATACGTTTCTGGAACAAACTCTGATTCTCTCTGAAAATGAGAACCTGCTCCACTCCAGCGTCGCACTCTTTGCCGCTTTGCAGGAAGGGAAACCTCTTAAGGAGCAGAACTGCCTCTACAATCTCAAGATGTACCAGCGAGCGCGTGCAGTGCTCGCCGATGATGTCACAGGTTCCGCCTTCCTGAACCCACGGGCCTGGGATGAATTTATCAAACCTCCGCGTAATGAAGTCGAACAGGGAATTGTCAACTGGTGGCAGAAAACCGGTGCACTGATCGCAGGTCTGCATCTAAAAAATACTCTCGCACTGGAGACCGTGATTCTATTCAATTCCGAAGTGATCGATCTGCCGCTGCTCAATATTCTGCAGACTTCAGCCAGCACTCCGGATCCCTACACGCTGATTCCACAGAAGGCCCTGGCGGTGATGGCTGGCCAGCTGAATCTACAGTTGTTGACGCAAAAGTTTGTCGATTTCTATGCCCAGAAACACCCGGAAAAGTGGAAAAAAATTCATGCGGCCAGTGTTGGCCTGCTGGGTGGGCTGGATCCGATCACTGACATTGCCAGTGCCCTGGGACCTAACGTCCTGTTTTATTCGGTTCCCCGCCAGCAACTGTCCTTCGATGCGATCTCATTCGACGGTCTGATCGCCATGCAACTCTCTCCTCCTGAGAATGCATCATCCTCATCAGAAAAATCCAGTTATCATCTGGCTCTCGAAAATGTAGCCCACTTCCTGATGAACAGCGTGCTTGTTCAGCACAATACGGATGCGAAGCACAAGGATGAACCAGCGATCCTCAATGTGGAAGATCATAATTTATATCATCTACGCTGGATCGACCACCTGGGACCTTACCAGCCCGCTTACGGCATCAGTGATCAACAACTGGTCCTGGCCAGTTCCCCGGATCTCGTCCGTGAGTTTTTCACCTTGAAGTCCGAGGACAGTCTTGCAGCGCTGCCCCTGTTTCAATCCTGGAAGGAGACTTTTTTCCAGGAAGAGAAACAGCTTTGCTTCCTGAACATTTCTTCGATTCGCACTTTCATCGAACAGAATTCCGATTTTCTGGCAGAACAGCTCTCAAGACAGCAGGACAGTGATCTAGCCAAGGGAAAAAGCAAGCTGGCAGGGCTCAAAAGCCTGCTGGAGTCATTTGATGGAGTCTTTCTGGCGGCAGGACTGCAGAAAACACAGGTCCGGATCGTCATCGGTCTGGGATCACTCTCACCGACACGGTGA
- a CDS encoding SpoIIE family protein phosphatase translates to MSASLFLQNNGSSSRLEITGEQMTLGRHPDCDICLKSNTVSRYHARISVLDEERFELEDLGSGNGTFVNNQPVNDPVLLHSGDQISIGPFLLEFSSDAEYEAEQHEGLLTAYGLIPSLKNVSVKPPAVDKSTILRSSGSNDDFDQYQVKPEIKLKAILEISRTIATASDLDMMAERVLEGLFHIFPAADRGCILLHDRNNQRFLPKAVRHRRDDDQEALQLSRTVLKTVIDNKTGVLSADAANDERFEKSESVSTLTIRSILCAPMLGLDGGVIGIINLDTQLAGQMFSNDDLELLMVIASQTALSYESARLMISHVEKQRYDNEMEIAARVQKGLLPAKIPEVPGYEFFVSYEAARAVGGDYYDLIQTEDDLVWFALGDVAGKGVPASLVMSRVCSAVRSTVEFVPDVADAVHRVNHHIDEAAHDGRFITFILGQIRLSRDLVTFVNAGHLEPLLLQADGTLRELSADQPSIPLGVMDDYEYEALTHVLQPGEQLILYTDGVTEAMNEDRELFGIERLKSAILESAASPAERGPQILQAVKQFVGQHEQYDDLTLVIIGKSAAQ, encoded by the coding sequence ATGTCCGCCAGTCTGTTTTTGCAAAATAACGGCAGTTCGTCCAGGCTGGAGATAACGGGCGAGCAGATGACGCTTGGTCGTCATCCGGATTGTGATATCTGTCTCAAGTCAAATACGGTTTCGCGCTATCATGCGAGAATTTCCGTGCTTGATGAGGAACGCTTCGAACTGGAAGATCTGGGGAGTGGTAACGGCACATTTGTGAACAATCAGCCCGTCAATGATCCGGTGCTGCTACATTCCGGAGATCAGATTTCAATAGGTCCCTTTCTGCTGGAATTCTCCAGTGATGCCGAGTACGAAGCCGAGCAGCATGAGGGGCTCTTGACTGCATACGGTTTGATTCCTTCATTGAAAAATGTCTCCGTGAAGCCCCCGGCAGTCGATAAGAGTACGATTCTGCGGTCCAGCGGTTCGAATGACGATTTTGATCAATACCAGGTCAAACCGGAAATCAAGTTGAAAGCGATCCTGGAAATCAGTCGCACCATCGCAACAGCTTCTGACCTGGATATGATGGCCGAACGGGTTCTTGAAGGGTTGTTTCATATTTTTCCGGCAGCGGATCGGGGCTGTATTCTACTGCATGACAGAAACAATCAACGGTTTCTGCCAAAAGCGGTTCGTCATCGCAGAGATGACGATCAGGAAGCGCTGCAGCTCAGCCGCACAGTGCTCAAAACGGTCATCGATAATAAAACCGGGGTGCTTTCCGCCGATGCGGCGAATGATGAACGCTTTGAAAAAAGTGAATCTGTTTCAACACTCACGATTCGCTCGATCCTGTGTGCCCCAATGCTGGGATTAGACGGGGGTGTGATTGGAATTATCAACCTCGATACTCAGCTGGCGGGTCAGATGTTTTCCAATGACGATCTGGAACTCCTGATGGTCATTGCCAGCCAGACGGCTCTCTCTTACGAGAGTGCCCGGTTGATGATCTCGCATGTAGAAAAGCAGCGTTACGATAACGAAATGGAAATTGCGGCCCGTGTCCAGAAAGGACTGCTGCCAGCCAAGATTCCCGAAGTTCCCGGCTATGAATTCTTCGTGTCATACGAAGCAGCACGGGCTGTCGGCGGTGACTACTACGACCTGATCCAGACCGAGGATGATCTCGTCTGGTTTGCATTGGGGGATGTGGCCGGTAAGGGGGTCCCGGCTTCGCTGGTAATGTCCCGCGTCTGCAGTGCGGTACGCAGCACTGTGGAGTTTGTGCCAGATGTTGCCGATGCAGTGCATCGTGTCAATCATCATATTGATGAGGCGGCCCATGATGGTCGCTTTATCACGTTTATCCTGGGGCAAATCAGGCTCAGCCGGGATCTGGTGACCTTCGTCAACGCAGGACATCTGGAGCCACTGTTGCTGCAGGCTGATGGGACTCTTCGCGAATTATCAGCCGATCAGCCAAGTATTCCACTGGGTGTGATGGATGACTACGAATACGAGGCTTTGACCCATGTGCTGCAACCGGGAGAACAATTGATTCTGTATACCGACGGTGTCACGGAAGCGATGAATGAGGATCGAGAACTCTTCGGAATCGAACGTCTCAAGTCTGCGATACTGGAGTCGGCAGCGAGTCCCGCTGAGCGAGGCCCCCAGATTCTACAGGCCGTGAAACAGTTTGTCGGTCAGCACGAACAGTATGACGATCTCACGTTGGTAATCATCGGTAAGTCTGCCGCGCAATAA
- a CDS encoding SpoIIE family protein phosphatase has product MATLVMLQAGQAVSYSLSGDEMVIGRHPDCQIQLDSNMVSRRHAQVVGDGDQFFVEDLGSGNGTFVNGKKIDGRTLLAHEDRLKVGPILFRFESDNKAGAKKSSAMMQVDSGFDIGFATDEDGGAGATIMGAVSGVGGFGGLDVRPEAKLKAVIEISRSLAGTVDLEKLLPQILTTLFHIFPAADRGCILLKDEESGEMVPRAFKHRREGEDATVKLSRTIVNKVLEEKTGILSADAASDSQFDASESISNLSIRSMMCVPMLGLSEEPIGIINIDTQNPLQQFQEEDLDLLMSVAGQAALSYEGARLMNSYLEKQKQDNEMNIARGVQQGLLPSSVPEVDGYEFFASYHSAQAVGGDYYDIFELPDGKIGLSFGDVAGKGVPGAMIMARMSSCVQHTMRFLHEVGPAVEAINDHMCDSAVEGRFVTYVLAILDPQTHHISLVNAGHMSPMILKPDGSIDEFPEDSIGVPIGVMEGFPFEVVERDLAPGEIVVLFTDGVDEAMNPEGELYTLDRMREFIKANREKNAAELGQALLADVRRHANGRPQNDDITIMTFGRVS; this is encoded by the coding sequence ATGGCGACTCTAGTCATGCTACAGGCGGGCCAGGCGGTCTCTTATTCCCTTTCGGGTGATGAGATGGTGATTGGCAGGCATCCTGACTGCCAGATCCAGCTTGATTCCAATATGGTTTCCCGTCGACATGCTCAGGTTGTCGGTGATGGCGATCAGTTTTTCGTTGAAGACCTGGGCAGTGGAAACGGGACTTTCGTTAACGGTAAAAAGATTGACGGAAGGACCCTGCTGGCACACGAAGATCGTCTGAAAGTCGGTCCGATTCTATTCCGCTTCGAATCAGATAACAAAGCGGGCGCAAAAAAGTCCTCGGCCATGATGCAGGTCGACAGCGGCTTTGATATCGGTTTTGCTACTGATGAAGACGGGGGTGCCGGCGCCACCATTATGGGGGCGGTATCCGGAGTCGGCGGATTCGGGGGGCTCGATGTGCGTCCCGAGGCCAAGCTGAAGGCGGTCATTGAGATCAGTCGCAGTCTGGCAGGAACCGTCGATCTGGAAAAACTGCTGCCGCAGATCCTGACCACTCTGTTTCATATCTTCCCCGCTGCCGATCGTGGCTGTATCCTGCTCAAGGATGAAGAATCAGGAGAGATGGTTCCCCGTGCGTTCAAGCATCGTCGCGAGGGCGAAGATGCAACCGTCAAGCTGAGTCGGACGATTGTCAATAAAGTGCTCGAGGAGAAAACAGGCATCCTGTCGGCCGATGCTGCCAGTGATTCCCAGTTTGACGCCAGTGAGTCTATTTCGAATCTGTCGATCCGCTCCATGATGTGTGTACCGATGCTGGGACTGTCGGAAGAGCCGATCGGGATTATCAACATTGATACACAGAACCCGCTGCAGCAGTTTCAGGAAGAAGACCTGGACCTGCTGATGTCCGTTGCAGGCCAGGCGGCTCTTTCTTATGAAGGTGCCCGGCTGATGAACTCCTATCTGGAGAAACAGAAGCAGGACAACGAGATGAACATCGCTCGCGGGGTACAGCAGGGGTTGTTGCCCAGTTCGGTACCGGAAGTAGACGGGTATGAGTTCTTCGCGTCCTATCATTCCGCACAGGCCGTGGGTGGTGACTATTATGACATCTTCGAGCTGCCGGATGGAAAGATCGGTCTCTCCTTCGGAGATGTCGCCGGTAAAGGGGTTCCCGGGGCAATGATCATGGCTCGCATGTCGAGCTGCGTGCAGCACACAATGCGGTTTCTGCATGAAGTCGGACCCGCGGTGGAAGCCATTAACGACCACATGTGCGACAGTGCCGTCGAGGGACGTTTTGTGACCTACGTGCTGGCAATTCTGGATCCCCAGACGCATCACATTTCGCTGGTCAACGCAGGGCATATGTCACCTATGATTTTGAAGCCGGATGGTTCGATTGATGAGTTTCCGGAAGACAGTATCGGCGTCCCGATTGGTGTGATGGAAGGCTTTCCGTTTGAAGTGGTCGAACGGGATCTGGCACCAGGCGAGATTGTGGTCCTGTTTACTGACGGCGTAGATGAAGCGATGAATCCGGAAGGGGAGTTATACACCCTGGACCGGATGCGGGAGTTCATCAAGGCCAATCGTGAAAAGAATGCTGCTGAACTGGGGCAGGCACTGCTGGCTGATGTCCGCCGACATGCGAATGGTCGCCCCCAGAATGACGATATTACTATCATGACTTTCGGGCGTGTTTCCTGA
- a CDS encoding glucuronate isomerase: MPDQLSKRIFAELESLVLIDPHTHINPHAAASTTLADIMGYHYYTELAHSAGLPKEQIEEPGLDPKEKVGRLVKQLGDLDNTIQLSWLMDICSEFFGFEEEAITEANWEKLYDTAAEKMAQPDWEQQVLKQSGLEQVFLTNDFDDPLEGFDTNLYIPCLRTDDLVFHLGKSETRERLAKATNLDIGCAHTLRDAIAKLFEHFTSRGARACAISLPPDFSPTAVMPEEADAVVRLLYAGNELSCDESKLVSQYVFWTLAEYCAVHSLPFDLMIGVNRRVYEAGVYQGQDLYDKRTSLIQYKELFNAFPNVTFPVSVLTSTSNQELVSYSWIFPNVVINGHWWYSNTPAFITFDCKSRLEAVPKTKQIGYYSDMYKLEFALPKFRMYRRVLANVLASDFVIGRGWSEERAIELGKLVLRGNVETIFGR, translated from the coding sequence ATGCCTGATCAACTGAGCAAGCGTATTTTCGCCGAATTAGAGAGTCTCGTTCTGATCGACCCTCATACCCATATTAATCCCCATGCAGCCGCCTCAACTACGTTGGCCGATATCATGGGATATCATTATTACACTGAACTGGCTCATTCAGCTGGACTTCCCAAGGAGCAGATTGAAGAGCCCGGACTGGATCCGAAAGAAAAAGTCGGTCGACTGGTCAAGCAACTGGGGGATCTGGACAATACCATTCAGCTCAGCTGGTTAATGGACATCTGCAGTGAATTCTTCGGTTTTGAGGAAGAAGCAATCACTGAAGCCAACTGGGAAAAACTATACGACACTGCTGCTGAGAAGATGGCACAGCCGGACTGGGAACAGCAGGTTCTCAAGCAAAGTGGTCTTGAGCAGGTCTTCCTGACGAACGATTTCGACGATCCGTTAGAGGGCTTCGATACGAATCTGTATATCCCCTGTCTGCGGACAGATGATCTGGTGTTCCACTTAGGCAAAAGCGAAACACGCGAACGCCTGGCAAAAGCCACAAACCTGGATATCGGTTGCGCCCACACACTCCGCGATGCAATCGCCAAACTGTTTGAACATTTCACATCTCGGGGCGCCCGTGCCTGTGCGATCTCACTGCCTCCCGATTTCTCTCCGACAGCAGTCATGCCCGAAGAAGCGGATGCCGTCGTTCGCTTGCTGTATGCAGGTAATGAACTGAGCTGTGATGAATCGAAGCTGGTCAGCCAGTATGTGTTCTGGACGCTTGCTGAATATTGTGCCGTCCACAGCCTGCCTTTCGATCTGATGATCGGCGTCAATCGCCGGGTTTATGAAGCCGGCGTTTACCAGGGACAGGATCTGTACGACAAGCGGACTTCACTGATTCAGTACAAAGAACTGTTCAATGCATTCCCCAATGTGACATTCCCGGTATCGGTACTGACCAGTACCAGCAACCAGGAACTGGTCAGCTACAGCTGGATTTTCCCGAACGTAGTCATCAACGGACACTGGTGGTATTCAAACACACCGGCGTTCATTACGTTTGACTGTAAGAGCCGACTGGAAGCCGTTCCCAAAACCAAGCAGATCGGCTATTACAGCGATATGTACAAGCTGGAATTCGCACTTCCCAAATTCCGCATGTATCGCCGCGTTCTCGCGAATGTACTGGCCAGTGATTTTGTGATCGGCCGCGGCTGGTCAGAAGAGCGGGCCATCGAACTCGGAAAACTGGTTCTGAGAGGTAACGTCGAGACCATTTTTGGTCGTTAA